A single window of Eucalyptus grandis isolate ANBG69807.140 chromosome 1, ASM1654582v1, whole genome shotgun sequence DNA harbors:
- the LOC104454602 gene encoding omega-hydroxypalmitate O-feruloyl transferase — protein MEASMITNGGAVTVKKSQPVLVQPESATPNGFYFLSSLDQAIPITMQAIYCYQRSGDNVGDVLKKALAKVLVHYYPLTGRLAPTPEGKLAVACTKRGATFIEAIANCDIKMLGDVRVPKLDISRKLVCTDPSIMDLLEVPLLTAQVTRFRCGGFTLGIAMSHCITDGAGAMTFINSWAQTARGIPITVVPFHDRTILKSRVPPQINYTYKDFVSITDVSDMAMLFKQRPTIYQAFQFDSHKLATLKGMAMSEDNVTSCTSFTALAAHVWRARSQALNMKPRQLTKLRIMVDFRSKFETMALPVGYFGNAVTTVSCLCTASDLVERPISFAVGQIKNAIESVTEDYVRSRIDYEDVYKPQLLSVGTLVVSSWTRLAFDAANFGWGAPAQFGSGGLVEELGLFLPEGEGKKGIVVILGLPISAMKTFQELVKV, from the exons ATGGAGGCATCCATGATAACGAACGGCGGTGCTGTGACCGTGAAGAAGTCACAACCCGTCTTGGTCCAACCGGAATCAGCCACACCCAACGGATTTTACTTCCTGTCCAGCCTCGACCAGGCTATTCCCATCACTATGCAAGCGATATATTGCTATCAGAGAAGCGGAGACAACGTCGGAGACGTGCTGAAAAAGGCTTTAGCCAAAGTCTTGGTTCATTATTACCCGCTCACCGGGAGGTTGGCTCCTACTCCTGAAGGTAAGCTCGCTGTGGCATGCACCAAAAGGGGCGCGACCTTCATCGAGGCCATCGCAAACTGCGATATCAAAATGTTGGGCGACGTTCGAGTTCCCAAACTGGACATTTCAAGAAAGCTAGTTTGCACGGATCCTTCCATCATGGATTTATTAGAAGTTCCCCTTCTGACTGCTCAG GTGACAAGGTTCAGATGTGGAGGTTTTACACTGGGGATTGCCATGAGCCACTGCATAACCGACGGCGCAGGAGCCATGACCTTCATCAACTCCTGGGCCCAAACCGCCAGAGGCATTCCCATCACTGTTGTCCCTTTCCATGACCGGACGATCCTCAAATCGCGCGTCCCCCCTCAGATCAATTACACCTACAAGGATTTTGTCTCGATCACCGACGTCTCCGACATGGCCATGCTCTTTAAGCAACGACCCACGATCTACCAAGCCTTCCAATTTGACTCCCACAAGCTTGCAACCCTAAAGGGAATGGCCATGTCTGAGGACAACGTCACGAGCTGCACGAGCTTCACTGCCTTGGCGGCCCACGTGTGGCGGGCGCGTAGCCAAGCACTGAACATGAAGCCACGCCAACTCACAAAGCTTCGCATCATGGTTGACTTCAGGTCGAAGTTCGAGACGATGGCGTTGCCGGTGGGTTACTTTGGCAATGCCGTGACCACCGTGAGCTGTCTCTGCACGGCCAGCGACCTGGTGGAAAGGCCCATCTCCTTCGCCGTCGGGCAAATAAAGAATGCCATTGAGTCCGTGACGGAGGACTACGTGCGATCGAGGATTGACTATGAGGATGTCTATAAGCCTCAGCTCTTGTCGGTTGGCACTCTGGTAGTAAGTTCGTGGACGAGGCTGGCTTTCGACGCGGCAAACTTCGGTTGGGGAGCACCGGCACAGTTTGGTAGCGGTGGCCTGGTGGAGGAACTTGGCCTGTTCTTGCCGGAGGGGGAAGGGAAGAAGGGCATTGTGGTGATCTTGGGGTTGCCAATTTCAGCCATGAAAACCTTCCAAGAACTTGTCAAGGTGTAA